In Pseudomonas sp. MYb327, one DNA window encodes the following:
- a CDS encoding sterol desaturase family protein translates to MDFILYAVPFFFVLIAVELLADRWRGVSNYRVADAINSISTGVLSTTTGLLTKGVGLVTYAFALKHLALFELSADSVWVWIFAFVLYDFCYYWLHRMGHERNILWAAHSVHHQSEDYNLSTALRQTSTGFLLSWIFYLPMAVVGVPLLVFVSVAALNLLYQFWVHTRHIPKLGWFEWFFVTPSNHRAHHAQNALYMDRNYGGVFIIWDRLFGSFQEEDDNEPVIFGVTTPLASWNPIWANVQFYAQLWADARRTESTWDKLRIWFMRTGWRPADVAAKYPMNKPDLSQFRKFEVPLDGRQQLYVALQFCVYIALGSYLMNLESSLPTGALVLGWSAVALGLFVLGVALENRPWALKLELLRLASNVPLVWLAPLVGLWPASAAAWVGLLSYSLLSGIGLYCCRNRFTRLAS, encoded by the coding sequence ATGGACTTCATTCTGTATGCGGTGCCGTTTTTCTTTGTGCTGATAGCCGTCGAACTGCTGGCCGACCGTTGGCGCGGGGTGAGCAACTATCGGGTGGCAGACGCGATCAACAGCATCAGCACCGGCGTGTTGTCGACCACTACGGGCCTGCTGACCAAAGGCGTGGGGCTGGTCACTTACGCGTTTGCCCTGAAGCATCTGGCGCTGTTCGAGCTCTCCGCCGACAGCGTGTGGGTGTGGATTTTCGCCTTCGTCCTTTATGACTTCTGCTACTACTGGCTGCACCGCATGGGCCATGAGCGAAACATCCTCTGGGCCGCGCATTCGGTGCATCACCAGAGCGAGGACTACAATCTCTCCACCGCCCTGCGCCAGACCAGCACCGGGTTTCTGTTGAGCTGGATTTTCTATCTGCCCATGGCCGTTGTCGGCGTGCCGCTGCTGGTGTTCGTCAGCGTTGCCGCGCTGAATCTGCTGTATCAGTTCTGGGTGCATACCCGGCACATTCCCAAGCTCGGCTGGTTCGAGTGGTTCTTTGTCACACCGTCCAATCATCGGGCTCACCATGCACAGAACGCTCTCTACATGGATCGCAACTACGGCGGGGTGTTCATTATTTGGGACCGTCTATTTGGCTCGTTCCAGGAAGAGGACGACAACGAACCGGTGATTTTCGGCGTGACCACGCCGCTGGCGAGCTGGAATCCGATTTGGGCCAACGTGCAGTTCTACGCGCAGTTGTGGGCGGATGCCCGGCGTACCGAAAGCACCTGGGACAAGCTGCGGATCTGGTTCATGCGCACCGGGTGGCGCCCGGCGGACGTGGCGGCGAAATACCCGATGAACAAACCGGACCTGAGCCAGTTCCGCAAATTTGAAGTGCCGTTGGACGGGCGTCAGCAGCTTTACGTCGCGTTGCAGTTCTGCGTCTACATTGCGCTGGGCAGCTATTTGATGAACCTGGAGTCGAGCCTGCCGACCGGCGCCCTGGTATTGGGCTGGAGTGCGGTGGCACTGGGTTTGTTTGTATTGGGCGTGGCCCTGGAGAATCGCCCGTGGGCGTTGAAGCTGGAGCTGCTGCGGCTGGCGTCGAATGTGCCGCTGGTGTGGCTGGCACCGCTGGTGGGGCTGTGGCCGGCCAGCGCGGCGGCCTGGGTCGGCCTGCTCAGTTACAGCTTGCTCAGCGGGATCGGTCTCTACTGCTGCAGAAACCGATTCACTCGGCTGGCGTCTTAG
- a CDS encoding DedA family protein → MLQQLLHDFGYFALFLGTFFEGETILVLAGFLAFRGYMDINLVVVVAFCGSYAGDQLWYFLGRKHGRKLLARKPRWQMMGDRALEHIRKHPDIWVLSFRFVYGLRTVMPVAIGLSGYPPGRYLLLNGIGAAIWATALAAAAYHFGAVLEGMLGSIKKYELWVLGALLVLGLGLWLRRRFKNARLAKKIYADEQALKAQQANIGEPKTPAE, encoded by the coding sequence ATGCTCCAACAACTTCTGCATGACTTCGGCTACTTTGCCTTGTTTCTCGGCACGTTCTTCGAAGGCGAAACCATTCTGGTGCTCGCAGGCTTCCTCGCGTTCCGCGGATACATGGACATTAACCTGGTGGTGGTCGTGGCGTTCTGCGGCAGTTATGCCGGCGATCAGCTGTGGTACTTCCTGGGACGCAAGCACGGGCGCAAGTTGCTGGCGCGCAAACCGCGCTGGCAGATGATGGGTGACCGGGCGCTGGAACACATTCGCAAGCACCCGGACATCTGGGTGCTGAGTTTCCGCTTTGTTTACGGACTCCGCACGGTGATGCCGGTGGCCATCGGCCTGTCGGGCTATCCACCGGGTCGCTACCTGCTGCTCAACGGCATTGGTGCGGCAATCTGGGCCACCGCACTGGCGGCCGCCGCCTATCATTTCGGCGCGGTGCTGGAAGGCATGCTCGGCAGCATCAAGAAGTACGAGCTGTGGGTGCTCGGCGCGCTCCTCGTTCTAGGCCTGGGCCTTTGGCTTCGCAGACGCTTCAAAAATGCCCGCCTGGCCAAGAAGATCTACGCCGATGAGCAAGCCTTGAAAGCGCAACAGGCCAATATCGGCGAACCTAAGACGCCAGCCGAGTGA
- the hemB gene encoding porphobilinogen synthase, translating to MSFTPANRLFPATRLRRNRRDDFSRRLVRENVLTVDDLILPVFVLDGENRREAVASMPGVERLTIDLLLEEAGKWVELGIPALALFPVTPPELKSLDAAEAWNPDGIAQRATRALRAQFPELGVITDVALDPFTTHGQDGILDEEGYVQNDITVDALVRQALSHAEAGAQVVAPSDMMDGRIQAIREALEVAGHVNVRIMAYSAKYASAYYGPFRDAVGSALNLGKANKASYQMDPANSNEALHEVAADLSEGADMVMVKPGMPYLDILCRVKEEFKVPTFVYQVSGEYAMHMAAIQNGWLSEGVILESLTAFKRAGADGILTYFAVRAAQLLREQK from the coding sequence GTGAGCTTTACCCCCGCCAACCGTTTGTTCCCTGCAACCCGCCTGCGCCGTAATCGTCGCGATGATTTCTCGCGTCGTCTGGTCCGTGAAAACGTATTGACCGTCGACGACCTGATCCTGCCGGTGTTCGTGCTGGACGGTGAAAACCGTCGTGAAGCGGTCGCTTCGATGCCAGGCGTCGAACGCCTGACCATCGACCTGTTACTGGAAGAAGCGGGCAAGTGGGTCGAGTTGGGGATTCCAGCGCTGGCGCTGTTCCCGGTGACGCCGCCGGAGCTCAAGTCGCTGGACGCCGCTGAAGCCTGGAATCCCGACGGTATCGCCCAGCGTGCCACCCGCGCCCTGCGTGCGCAGTTCCCCGAGCTGGGTGTGATCACCGACGTCGCGCTGGACCCGTTCACCACCCACGGTCAGGACGGCATTCTCGACGAAGAAGGCTACGTACAAAACGACATCACCGTCGACGCACTGGTCAGGCAAGCCCTGTCCCATGCCGAAGCCGGCGCTCAGGTGGTGGCCCCGTCGGACATGATGGACGGGCGTATCCAGGCTATCCGCGAGGCCCTCGAAGTCGCCGGTCACGTCAATGTGCGGATCATGGCCTACTCGGCGAAGTACGCCAGCGCCTATTACGGCCCGTTCCGCGACGCAGTCGGTTCGGCGCTGAACCTGGGCAAGGCCAACAAGGCCTCCTATCAGATGGACCCGGCCAACAGCAACGAAGCCCTGCACGAAGTGGCGGCTGACTTGTCAGAAGGCGCGGACATGGTCATGGTCAAGCCGGGCATGCCGTATCTGGACATCCTTTGCCGGGTCAAAGAAGAATTCAAAGTGCCGACTTTTGTTTATCAAGTCAGCGGCGAGTACGCCATGCACATGGCCGCGATCCAGAATGGCTGGTTGAGCGAAGGGGTTATCCTCGAATCCCTGACCGCCTTTAAACGCGCAGGCGCTGATGGCATCCTGACGTACTTTGCCGTTCGTGCCGCTCAATTGTTACGAGAGCAAAAATAG
- the ppk1 gene encoding polyphosphate kinase 1, producing the protein MNTEGLTEVAVKDAQPVVEQIAETPPELEPAPPAAVTEPAPAAPAIAIPGLDDSSLYIHRELSQLQFNIRVLEQALDESYPLLERLKFLLIFSSNLDEFFEIRVAGLKKQITFAREQAGADGLQPHQALARISELVHGHVDRQYAILNDILLPELEKHQVRFIRRRHWTTKLKTWVRRYFRDEIAPIITPIGLDPTHPFPLLVNKSLNFIVELEGIDAFGRDSGLAIIPAPRLLPRVIKVPEEVGGAGDNYVFLSSMIHAHADDLFQGMKVKGCYQFRLTRNADLALDSEDVEDLARALRGELFSRRYGDAVRLEVADTCPKHLSDYLLKQFNLSETELYQVNGPVNLTRLFSITGLDSQRELQYTPFTPQIPKLLQNSENIFSVVSKQDILLLHPFESFTPVVDLLRQAAKDPHVLAVRQTLYRSGANSEIVDALVDAARNGKEVTAVIELRARFDEESNLQLASRLQAAGAVVIYGVVGFKTHAKMMLILRREAGEIVRYAHLGTGNYHAGNARLYTDYSLLTSDDALCEDVGKLFSQLIGMGKTLRMKKLLHAPFTLKKGMLDMIARETQFALDGKPAHIIAKFNSLTDPKIIRALYKASQSGVRIDLVVRGMCCLRPGIAGVSHNIHVRSIIGRFLEHTRVFYFLNGGDEQMFLSSADWMERNLDKRVETCFPVEGKKLIMRVKKELELYLTDNTHSWSLQSDGRYIRNTPTGNQNPRSAQATLLERLGSPILAVR; encoded by the coding sequence ATGAATACCGAAGGACTCACTGAAGTTGCCGTAAAAGACGCTCAACCTGTGGTGGAGCAAATCGCCGAAACCCCACCGGAGCTGGAGCCTGCTCCCCCGGCGGCGGTAACCGAGCCCGCCCCGGCGGCGCCAGCGATCGCCATTCCCGGCCTGGATGACAGCAGCCTGTACATCCACCGCGAGTTGTCGCAACTGCAGTTCAACATCCGCGTGCTGGAACAGGCGCTGGACGAGTCCTATCCGTTGCTGGAGCGGCTGAAGTTTCTGCTGATCTTCTCCAGCAACCTGGACGAGTTCTTCGAAATTCGCGTGGCCGGCCTGAAGAAACAGATCACCTTCGCCCGTGAACAGGCTGGTGCCGATGGTCTGCAACCGCATCAGGCGCTGGCCCGCATCAGCGAGCTGGTACACGGTCACGTTGACCGCCAGTACGCGATCCTTAACGACATTCTGTTGCCGGAACTGGAAAAACATCAGGTCCGCTTCATCCGTCGCCGGCACTGGACGACCAAGCTCAAGACTTGGGTCCGCCGCTACTTCCGCGACGAAATCGCCCCGATCATCACCCCGATCGGCCTCGACCCGACGCACCCGTTCCCGCTGCTGGTGAACAAGAGCCTGAACTTCATCGTCGAGCTTGAAGGCATCGACGCCTTCGGTCGCGATTCCGGTCTGGCGATCATCCCGGCCCCGCGCCTGCTGCCGCGGGTGATCAAGGTTCCGGAAGAGGTCGGTGGGGCTGGCGACAACTACGTGTTCCTGTCGTCGATGATTCACGCCCACGCCGATGATCTGTTCCAGGGCATGAAGGTCAAGGGTTGCTACCAGTTCCGCCTGACCCGAAACGCCGACCTGGCACTGGATTCCGAGGACGTCGAAGACTTGGCTCGCGCCCTGCGTGGCGAGTTGTTCTCCCGTCGCTACGGCGATGCGGTGCGTCTGGAAGTGGCTGATACCTGCCCGAAACATCTGTCCGACTACCTGCTCAAGCAATTCAACCTGAGCGAGACCGAGTTGTATCAGGTCAATGGCCCGGTCAACCTGACACGGCTGTTCAGCATCACCGGCCTCGATAGTCAGCGCGAACTGCAATACACGCCGTTCACGCCGCAGATCCCGAAATTGCTGCAGAACAGCGAGAACATTTTCAGCGTAGTCAGCAAGCAGGACATCCTGTTGCTGCACCCCTTCGAGTCGTTCACTCCGGTGGTCGATTTGCTGCGCCAGGCTGCCAAGGACCCGCACGTGCTGGCCGTACGCCAGACGCTGTACCGCTCCGGTGCCAACTCGGAAATCGTCGATGCACTGGTGGACGCGGCGCGTAACGGTAAGGAAGTCACCGCCGTCATCGAATTGCGCGCGCGGTTTGACGAAGAGTCCAACCTGCAACTGGCCAGCCGTCTGCAAGCGGCCGGTGCGGTGGTGATCTACGGCGTGGTCGGCTTCAAGACCCACGCCAAGATGATGCTGATCCTGCGCCGCGAGGCGGGTGAGATCGTGCGTTACGCCCATCTCGGCACGGGCAACTACCACGCCGGCAACGCCCGCCTGTACACCGACTACAGCCTGCTGACTTCAGACGACGCCTTGTGCGAAGACGTCGGCAAGCTGTTCAGCCAGCTCATCGGCATGGGTAAGACGCTGCGCATGAAGAAGTTGCTACACGCGCCGTTCACCCTGAAGAAGGGCATGCTCGACATGATTGCCCGCGAAACCCAGTTCGCCCTCGACGGCAAACCGGCGCACATCATCGCCAAGTTCAACTCGCTGACTGATCCGAAGATCATCCGCGCGCTGTACAAGGCCAGTCAGTCGGGCGTGCGCATCGACCTCGTGGTGCGCGGCATGTGCTGCCTGCGGCCGGGCATCGCAGGGGTTTCGCACAACATTCACGTGCGCTCGATCATCGGTCGCTTCCTGGAGCACACCCGAGTCTTCTACTTCCTCAATGGCGGCGACGAACAGATGTTCCTCTCCAGCGCCGACTGGATGGAGCGCAACCTCGATAAGCGCGTCGAGACTTGCTTCCCGGTAGAGGGCAAGAAGCTGATCATGCGGGTCAAGAAAGAGCTGGAGCTTTATCTCACCGATAACACTCACAGCTGGAGCCTGCAGTCGGACGGCCGTTACATCCGCAACACGCCGACCGGCAACCAGAACCCGCGCAGTGCCCAGGCGACGTTGCTGGAGCGTTTGGGTAGCCCGATCCTGGCGGTTCGTTAA
- the ppx gene encoding exopolyphosphatase, translating to MPLSQAKNLSLIAAIDLGSNSFHMVVAKAQNGEIRILERLGEKVQLAAGIDEERKLSEESMQRGLDCLKRFAQLINGMPPGAVRIVGTNALREARNRNEFIHRAEEILGHPVEVISGREEARLIYLGVSHTLADTPGKRLVADIGGGSTEFIIGQRFEPLLRESLQMGCVSFTQRYFKDGKITPARYAQAYTAARLEIMSIEHALHRLTWDEAIGSSGTIRAIGLALKAGGHGAGEVNAEGLAWLKRKLFKLGDVDKIDFEGIKPDRRAIFPAGLAILEAIFDSLELQRMDHCEGALREGVLYDLLGRHHHEDVRERTLTSLMERYHVDQEQAVRVERKALHAFDQVAKDWDLDDEDGVWRERLGWAAKVHEVGLDIAHYHYHKHGAYLIEHSDLAGFSREDQLMLALLVRGHRRNIPKDKFAEFGDDGIKLIRLCVLLRFAILFHHIRGTQQMPQVVLQANGDSLDVLFPEKWLEENQLTQADFALEAEWLTRVNFVLNVR from the coding sequence ATGCCGCTATCCCAAGCCAAGAATCTGTCCCTGATCGCCGCAATCGACCTGGGCTCCAACAGCTTTCACATGGTCGTGGCCAAGGCCCAGAACGGCGAAATCCGTATTCTCGAGCGTCTCGGCGAGAAGGTTCAGCTCGCCGCCGGCATCGACGAAGAGCGCAAGCTCAGCGAAGAATCCATGCAGCGCGGGCTCGATTGCCTGAAACGCTTCGCCCAACTGATCAACGGTATGCCGCCCGGCGCCGTGCGGATCGTGGGCACCAACGCCCTGCGTGAAGCGCGTAACCGCAACGAATTCATCCACCGCGCCGAAGAAATCCTCGGCCACCCGGTGGAAGTCATCTCCGGTCGTGAAGAGGCGCGCCTGATCTACCTTGGCGTGTCCCACACCCTCGCCGACACGCCGGGAAAGCGCCTGGTGGCCGACATCGGCGGTGGCAGTACCGAATTCATCATCGGCCAGCGCTTCGAACCGCTGCTGCGTGAAAGCCTGCAAATGGGTTGCGTCAGCTTCACCCAGCGCTACTTCAAGGACGGCAAGATCACCCCGGCCCGCTACGCCCAGGCGTACACGGCGGCGCGGCTGGAGATCATGAGCATCGAACACGCCCTGCACCGCCTGACCTGGGACGAAGCCATCGGCTCCTCGGGGACCATTCGCGCCATTGGCCTGGCATTGAAGGCCGGCGGCCACGGTGCGGGCGAGGTGAACGCCGAAGGCCTGGCCTGGCTCAAGCGCAAACTGTTCAAACTCGGCGATGTCGATAAAATCGACTTCGAAGGCATCAAGCCGGATCGCCGCGCGATTTTCCCCGCCGGCCTGGCGATTCTCGAAGCGATCTTCGACTCCCTCGAACTGCAACGCATGGACCACTGCGAAGGCGCCCTGCGCGAGGGTGTGCTCTACGACCTGCTGGGCCGCCATCATCACGAAGACGTGCGCGAGCGCACCCTGACGTCGCTGATGGAGCGCTATCACGTCGACCAGGAACAGGCGGTGCGGGTTGAACGCAAAGCCCTGCATGCCTTCGATCAGGTGGCCAAGGATTGGGATCTGGACGACGAAGACGGTGTTTGGCGCGAGCGGCTCGGCTGGGCGGCCAAGGTGCATGAAGTGGGCCTCGACATCGCGCACTATCACTACCACAAGCACGGCGCCTACCTGATCGAGCACTCGGACCTGGCCGGTTTCTCCCGCGAAGACCAGCTGATGCTAGCGCTGTTGGTACGCGGCCACCGCCGCAACATTCCCAAGGACAAATTCGCCGAGTTCGGCGATGACGGCATCAAGCTGATTCGCCTGTGCGTGCTGCTGCGCTTCGCGATTCTGTTCCATCACATTCGCGGCACTCAGCAAATGCCTCAGGTGGTCCTGCAAGCCAACGGCGACAGCCTCGACGTGCTGTTCCCGGAAAAGTGGCTGGAAGAGAACCAGTTGACCCAGGCCGACTTCGCCCTCGAAGCGGAATGGCTGACTCGCGTGAATTTTGTGTTGAACGTGCGCTGA